A window of Terriglobales bacterium contains these coding sequences:
- the metH gene encoding methionine synthase, whose protein sequence is MSDFLKAVNERVVIFDGATGTSIQQRHPSVDDFWGKEGCNELLVLSRPDIIRDIHASFFTVGCDVVETNTFGATRIVLGEYQLQDRVAEINRAAVKLAREVADGFSSNGNRRFVAGSVGPTTKLPSLGHITFDDMVAAYVEQAVALLEGGVDLLLVETCQDLLQAKAGVVAMFDAMEKAGRRVPVQVQVTLEATGTMLLGTEIGAALTALEPYDVDIIGMNCATGPREMNDAVRHLSLYSPKHISVLPNAGLPHNEGGHAVYKLQPAELAEFHRHFVKDYGVRVVGGCCGTTDKHLRAVVEAVSGLEPALREVKLAGAASSAYSSVPLDLEPKPLIVAEEMNTTTRMEHFRNLVRGGKYDDILALAKHLVNDGSHMLDVCCAIVGEDENGYMDRVMEKIATRVPAPVLVDSTEANVIETALKRMPGKAIINSINLEDGEKRTAKVLPMAKRYGAAVIALTIDEQGMALSADRKVAIAKRIFELATTKYGIRAVDLIFDALTLPISTGQEDYRTAGIETLNAVRRIKQELPEVKTILGVSNISFGLAVYPRRVLNSVFLDEAVKNGLDIAIVNYSKIYPLYKVPEVEVELARKLIYHDTSDGDPLQKYMQHFAGKEKVEEGPQTPVEQLTLEDRLKFCIIHGEKSLGNGSGKQTLEEILEEGLKNYSPLDLINNVLLDGMRTVGDLFGARKMQLPSVLDSAAVMKQAVSYLEPKMEKTEGAEKGIIVLATVKGDVHDIGKNLVDIILSNNGYKVVNLGIKQPAETIIHAAREHDADAIGLSGLLVKSTLEMKYVIQDLQLQGLDYPVICGGAALTRKYVEDDLRREYSGAVFYANDAFDGLHVMDDLTQSEEKRAVRLGEGKRVVEFARSAGVGVSSGSVAVAEAPPATPAERSPAVGPAPNIPQPPFYGVRVRKDYDLRQIFGYINETALFKNQWQLKTASQEDYARLVQEKFRGVLAEVQAEVIEKAWYEPKAVYGFFPCQSEGNDVIVYDPEFHGSPPGRELLRFTFPRQREGRRLCISDFFLPRGSAQMDVLGMSLVTIGRRASDETQKLFQSGEYTRYLYHHGLSVETAEALAEYVHKQIREELGIAGEDSPRVNDLFHQKYRGSRYSFGYPACPNLEDQTKLFQLLKPEENVGVRLTSGFLLDPEQSTSAIIVHHPAAKYFVA, encoded by the coding sequence ATGAGCGATTTCCTCAAGGCTGTCAACGAACGGGTGGTGATCTTCGACGGCGCTACGGGCACGTCGATTCAGCAGCGCCACCCATCGGTGGACGATTTCTGGGGAAAAGAGGGCTGTAACGAGCTGCTGGTATTAAGCCGCCCCGACATCATTCGCGACATCCACGCCAGTTTCTTTACGGTCGGCTGCGACGTTGTGGAGACCAATACTTTCGGGGCAACGCGAATTGTTCTTGGGGAATATCAGCTCCAGGACAGAGTAGCCGAGATCAACCGGGCGGCTGTCAAGCTGGCGCGGGAAGTAGCGGATGGCTTCTCATCCAATGGAAATCGGCGCTTTGTGGCGGGATCCGTTGGGCCCACAACAAAGCTGCCTTCGCTCGGACACATTACGTTCGACGATATGGTGGCAGCGTACGTGGAGCAGGCTGTGGCTCTGCTAGAAGGTGGTGTGGACTTGCTGCTGGTCGAAACCTGCCAGGATCTCTTACAAGCGAAGGCAGGCGTGGTGGCAATGTTCGACGCCATGGAGAAAGCCGGGAGGCGTGTTCCAGTGCAGGTCCAGGTAACACTGGAGGCGACGGGCACGATGCTGTTGGGGACGGAAATCGGCGCCGCACTAACCGCCCTGGAGCCCTACGATGTGGACATCATCGGCATGAATTGCGCCACCGGCCCGCGGGAGATGAACGATGCTGTCCGTCACTTGTCTCTCTATTCGCCCAAGCACATCTCGGTGCTTCCCAATGCCGGCTTGCCCCACAACGAAGGAGGGCACGCGGTTTACAAGCTCCAGCCAGCGGAATTGGCTGAGTTTCACCGGCACTTCGTCAAGGACTATGGAGTGCGCGTCGTAGGTGGCTGCTGCGGAACTACGGATAAACACTTGAGAGCCGTCGTGGAGGCAGTTTCGGGACTGGAACCTGCGCTTCGGGAGGTCAAGCTGGCGGGAGCCGCTTCCAGCGCTTACAGCTCGGTTCCACTTGATCTGGAGCCCAAGCCGCTGATCGTGGCCGAAGAAATGAACACCACCACGCGCATGGAGCATTTCCGTAACCTGGTGCGCGGCGGCAAGTACGACGACATTCTCGCGCTTGCCAAACACCTGGTAAACGATGGCTCCCACATGTTGGACGTGTGCTGCGCGATTGTGGGCGAAGATGAGAACGGTTACATGGACCGGGTGATGGAGAAGATCGCAACCCGGGTGCCGGCGCCGGTGTTGGTGGATTCCACTGAGGCCAATGTCATCGAGACCGCCCTCAAGCGGATGCCCGGCAAGGCCATCATTAACTCCATCAATCTGGAGGACGGTGAAAAGCGAACTGCCAAAGTCCTTCCAATGGCGAAGCGTTACGGGGCGGCCGTCATCGCACTCACCATCGATGAACAAGGCATGGCGCTGAGCGCTGATCGCAAGGTGGCCATTGCCAAACGCATCTTTGAACTTGCGACGACCAAATATGGCATTCGTGCTGTCGATCTGATCTTTGATGCGCTGACTCTTCCGATCTCCACCGGTCAGGAAGATTACCGCACAGCAGGGATCGAAACCTTGAATGCGGTGCGACGCATCAAGCAGGAACTGCCCGAGGTCAAGACAATCCTGGGAGTGAGCAACATTTCGTTCGGCTTGGCGGTTTATCCCCGGCGGGTCCTCAATAGCGTTTTCCTCGATGAAGCGGTTAAGAATGGCCTCGATATCGCCATCGTTAACTATTCAAAAATCTATCCGTTGTACAAAGTGCCTGAAGTAGAGGTTGAACTGGCGCGGAAGCTGATTTACCACGACACTTCTGACGGCGACCCGCTGCAGAAGTACATGCAACATTTCGCAGGCAAGGAAAAAGTTGAGGAAGGACCACAAACTCCAGTCGAGCAACTCACGCTTGAAGACAGGCTGAAGTTTTGCATTATCCACGGTGAAAAGAGCTTAGGTAACGGAAGCGGCAAGCAGACGCTAGAGGAAATTCTGGAAGAAGGACTGAAGAACTATAGTCCTCTGGATCTGATAAACAACGTACTTCTCGATGGCATGCGAACAGTGGGTGACCTGTTTGGCGCACGCAAGATGCAGCTACCGTCCGTCCTGGATTCGGCGGCGGTCATGAAGCAGGCCGTCAGTTACCTTGAACCCAAGATGGAGAAGACGGAGGGGGCGGAGAAGGGAATAATCGTGCTGGCCACGGTGAAAGGCGATGTCCACGATATCGGGAAGAACCTGGTGGACATAATTCTCAGCAATAACGGATACAAGGTGGTGAATCTGGGCATTAAGCAGCCGGCGGAGACGATCATCCACGCAGCCCGAGAGCATGATGCCGATGCCATCGGTCTCAGCGGTCTGCTGGTGAAGTCCACGCTGGAAATGAAATATGTGATCCAGGATTTGCAGTTACAGGGGCTGGATTATCCGGTGATCTGCGGCGGAGCTGCCCTTACCCGCAAGTATGTGGAAGACGACTTGCGGCGGGAGTATTCCGGTGCGGTCTTTTACGCCAATGATGCGTTTGACGGCCTGCACGTGATGGACGATCTAACTCAGTCAGAGGAGAAGCGGGCGGTTCGCCTGGGGGAAGGAAAGCGAGTCGTTGAATTCGCAAGATCGGCGGGGGTTGGGGTTTCCTCCGGATCAGTGGCAGTGGCCGAGGCTCCGCCGGCTACGCCTGCAGAACGTAGCCCTGCAGTCGGACCGGCGCCAAATATTCCGCAGCCGCCATTTTATGGAGTCCGGGTCAGGAAGGACTACGATCTGCGCCAGATCTTCGGCTACATCAATGAAACCGCGCTTTTCAAGAACCAATGGCAGTTAAAGACAGCATCGCAGGAGGACTACGCGCGTCTGGTTCAGGAGAAGTTCCGCGGCGTTCTCGCGGAAGTTCAAGCAGAAGTGATAGAGAAAGCGTGGTACGAACCCAAGGCGGTTTATGGGTTCTTTCCCTGTCAGAGCGAAGGTAACGACGTCATCGTGTACGACCCGGAATTTCATGGCTCACCGCCGGGCCGCGAGCTGCTGCGCTTCACGTTTCCACGTCAGCGCGAGGGACGCCGCCTGTGCATCTCCGATTTCTTTCTACCGCGTGGTTCCGCACAGATGGATGTACTGGGGATGTCGCTGGTGACGATCGGCCGGAGAGCGTCGGACGAGACACAGAAATTGTTTCAATCAGGCGAGTACACGCGATATCTCTACCATCATGGACTGAGCGTGGAGACCGCCGAGGCGCTGGCGGAGTATGTCCACAAGCAGATTCGGGAAGAGCTGGGAATTGCGGGCGAGGATTCGCCTCGTGTTAACGATCTGTTCCACCAGAAATATCGCGGGTCACGGTACTCATTCGGATATCCCGCGTGTCCTAACCTCGAAGATCAGACCAAGCTCTTTCAATTGCTGAAGCCGGAGGAAAATGTAGGCGTGCGGCTGACGAGTGGATTCTTGCTCGACCCGGAACAATCAACTTCAGCGATCATCGTCCATCATCCCGCGGCGAAGTATTTCGTAGCGTAG
- the nuoI gene encoding NADH-quinone oxidoreductase subunit NuoI, whose product MAIVKDIAAIAKGMGTTFKEMFQPTVVENYPDGPGPLRGAVFQERYRGTHVLQRDENGLEKCVACFLCAAACPSNCIYIEAGENTAEKRISGAERYAKVYNIDYNRCIFCGYCVEACPTDAITHGHGFEIATFNASNLVYRKEQMLAPLPAHLGSNAVFNTQDVEEKQKPAITS is encoded by the coding sequence ATGGCCATCGTCAAAGACATCGCCGCCATTGCCAAAGGCATGGGTACGACATTCAAGGAGATGTTTCAGCCTACAGTGGTGGAGAATTATCCAGACGGCCCCGGCCCGCTCAGGGGAGCGGTTTTTCAGGAACGATACCGGGGAACGCACGTTTTGCAGCGGGATGAGAATGGGCTGGAGAAATGCGTAGCCTGCTTTCTCTGTGCGGCGGCATGTCCATCCAACTGCATTTATATTGAGGCGGGAGAGAATACTGCGGAGAAACGCATCAGTGGCGCGGAGCGCTACGCCAAGGTTTACAACATCGACTACAACCGCTGCATTTTCTGCGGATACTGCGTGGAGGCGTGTCCGACCGACGCCATAACTCACGGCCACGGCTTCGAGATTGCCACTTTCAATGCCAGCAATCTGGTTTATCGAAAGGAGCAAATGTTGGCACCTTTGCCGGCGCACCTGGGTTCGAATGCGGTTTTCAACACCCAGGATGTCGAGGAGAAGCAGAAGCCGGCGATAACCAGCTAG
- a CDS encoding UbiD family decarboxylase codes for MAYNDLREWIAALDKAGELKRVRTEVDPHLEITEITDRVSKSGRGVQAGGPAILFENVKGYGGQEVLINQFGSTQRMKLGLDVDSLDEVAERIKLFMDVKSPEGLLDKIKMLPMLAEMGKFFPKTVSSGPCKEVIKRDGFSLLDFPVLKCWPKDGGRFITLPCVITRDPATGRRNVGMYRMQVYDATSAGMHWQRQKIGAEHYRERMRQAAGSADSRSAGVDIMARSSGGSRVADGGQPTGRMEVAVAIGTDPALTFSAIVPAPPDVEEFLVAGFLRQKPVELVKCETVDLEVPASAEIVLEGYVNLDELRMEGPFGDHTGFYSLEDSYPVFHATCITHRRNPIYATTIVGKPPMEDAYMGKAVERIFLPLMKLTIPELVDVNLPVEGVFHNLMIVSIRKSYPGQARKVMNAIWSLGQAMFTKCIVVVDEDCNVRDSGEVVWRALNHIDPERDIQFTLGPVDSLDHASRLPDFGSKMGVDATRKWPSEGFSRPWPEEITMDKKVKAMVDEKWKKLAKELGMSAQ; via the coding sequence TTGGCCTACAACGACCTGCGGGAGTGGATCGCGGCTCTCGACAAAGCCGGTGAGTTGAAGCGCGTTAGGACGGAGGTTGATCCGCATCTGGAAATCACCGAGATCACCGATCGTGTCTCGAAGAGCGGGCGAGGAGTTCAGGCAGGAGGTCCGGCGATCTTATTCGAAAACGTCAAGGGATATGGCGGGCAAGAAGTCCTGATCAATCAATTCGGCTCAACCCAGCGTATGAAACTGGGGCTGGACGTCGATTCGCTGGATGAAGTCGCGGAGCGGATCAAGCTATTCATGGATGTGAAGAGTCCGGAGGGCCTCCTGGACAAGATCAAGATGCTTCCCATGCTGGCCGAAATGGGGAAATTCTTTCCGAAGACAGTCAGCAGTGGTCCTTGTAAGGAGGTCATCAAGCGCGATGGATTTTCTCTGCTCGATTTTCCAGTTCTGAAATGCTGGCCCAAGGATGGTGGCCGCTTCATTACCTTGCCGTGCGTGATCACACGCGACCCCGCAACTGGAAGGCGGAACGTGGGCATGTATCGCATGCAGGTCTACGACGCTACTAGTGCCGGCATGCATTGGCAGCGGCAGAAAATTGGCGCGGAGCATTATCGGGAGCGAATGCGGCAAGCCGCCGGCAGTGCAGACAGTCGCTCGGCTGGGGTAGATATCATGGCGCGAAGCAGCGGTGGATCGCGAGTTGCGGATGGTGGTCAACCAACAGGACGCATGGAGGTGGCCGTAGCAATCGGAACAGACCCCGCACTCACTTTTTCTGCCATTGTTCCCGCACCACCCGATGTCGAGGAGTTCCTGGTTGCAGGCTTCCTGCGGCAAAAGCCGGTGGAGCTGGTGAAGTGCGAAACGGTGGATCTGGAAGTACCCGCCTCTGCGGAGATCGTCCTGGAAGGCTATGTGAATCTGGACGAGCTGCGTATGGAGGGACCCTTTGGAGATCACACCGGCTTTTACTCACTGGAAGATTCGTATCCGGTTTTTCATGCGACCTGCATTACCCATCGCCGGAATCCGATCTATGCCACAACGATTGTGGGCAAACCGCCGATGGAAGACGCCTACATGGGGAAGGCAGTGGAACGCATCTTTCTTCCGTTGATGAAGCTTACCATTCCCGAGTTGGTGGATGTGAATCTGCCAGTCGAAGGCGTGTTTCACAACCTGATGATCGTTTCTATCCGCAAGTCCTATCCCGGGCAGGCGCGGAAGGTAATGAACGCGATTTGGTCACTCGGGCAGGCGATGTTCACCAAGTGCATCGTTGTGGTCGACGAGGATTGCAATGTCCGGGATTCGGGTGAGGTGGTGTGGCGGGCGTTGAATCACATTGACCCAGAACGCGATATTCAGTTCACTCTCGGTCCCGTCGACTCGCTGGATCACGCATCACGCCTTCCCGACTTCGGCTCGAAGATGGGAGTCGATGCCACACGAAAGTGGCCATCGGAAGGCTTCTCACGTCCCTGGCCGGAGGAGATCACGATGGATAAAAAGGTCAAAGCGATGGTGGATGAGAAATGGAAAAAACTTGCAAAGGAGCTCGGAATGAGCGCCCAGTAA
- a CDS encoding alpha/beta fold hydrolase produces MPPVPGIEPFSDISGDPAVRGFLHHPAASAGASLVLTHGAGGNSRSPLLVALARAFAEAGFLVLRCDLPFRQARPKGSPYPATAAKDREGLHRALEAVRQLQPGRAFLGGQSYGGRQATMLAAEKPGLADGLLLLSYPLHPPGRPADLRVAHFPQLHTPLLFVHGSRDPFGSLEELRGALRLIPARTTLLEIEGAGHGLATAKSLNPELITRILEAFRSFFQEPAV; encoded by the coding sequence ATGCCGCCTGTTCCCGGTATTGAGCCTTTTTCCGACATCTCCGGCGACCCCGCCGTTCGTGGTTTCCTTCATCACCCCGCTGCTTCCGCGGGGGCATCCCTGGTTCTCACTCATGGGGCTGGTGGGAATAGCCGAAGCCCCCTACTTGTGGCTCTAGCTAGGGCGTTCGCCGAGGCGGGTTTTTTGGTTCTACGCTGCGATCTGCCCTTTCGCCAGGCGCGTCCTAAGGGATCTCCTTATCCGGCTACCGCCGCTAAGGATCGGGAGGGATTGCATCGCGCGCTCGAAGCAGTCCGGCAGTTACAGCCAGGCCGCGCCTTCCTGGGAGGTCAGTCTTACGGCGGCAGGCAGGCAACTATGCTGGCAGCAGAGAAGCCAGGCCTTGCAGACGGTCTGCTCTTGTTGTCGTATCCGCTGCATCCACCCGGACGACCTGCAGATTTGCGCGTCGCCCACTTTCCTCAACTTCACACTCCCCTGCTGTTTGTTCACGGCTCGCGCGACCCCTTTGGATCGCTGGAGGAACTCCGAGGCGCTCTCCGGCTGATTCCCGCTCGAACCACGCTGCTGGAAATAGAAGGTGCAGGGCACGGACTGGCGACCGCTAAATCCCTGAATCCGGAATTGATCACGCGGATCTTAGAAGCGTTTCGCAGCTTCTTCCAGGAGCCTGCCGTCTGA
- a CDS encoding Ig-like domain-containing protein, which yields MVLGSRKSWVLLACAVFLLALASSCSGFFVDPQLTSITVSPPSPSLLKGGTQQFSASGVFDNGQTKTLSDITWTSSNLQVVTISSTGLATAVATGSATISATSGGITGSTTVSVVSSPLNSIQISPQNPSISLSSQPTQQFSAVGTFNDGTTKDVTSSVTWTSSNTAVATITTSGLAQGVASGSTTITASSGTVTASTTLQVNR from the coding sequence ATGGTACTCGGTAGTCGGAAATCCTGGGTTCTGCTGGCTTGTGCGGTGTTTTTGTTGGCGCTGGCTTCGTCTTGTAGCGGCTTCTTCGTTGACCCGCAGTTGACTTCCATCACGGTATCTCCGCCTAGCCCTTCGCTCTTGAAGGGCGGGACTCAGCAATTTTCCGCTTCTGGAGTATTCGATAATGGCCAAACCAAGACCCTTTCCGACATCACCTGGACTTCGTCGAATCTGCAGGTGGTGACAATCAGCAGTACCGGATTGGCGACAGCGGTAGCGACTGGGTCGGCAACCATCTCGGCGACTTCAGGTGGGATTACCGGCTCAACGACGGTAAGCGTTGTCAGCTCGCCGCTGAATTCCATTCAAATTTCACCCCAGAACCCGTCGATCAGCCTGTCCAGCCAACCCACGCAGCAGTTTTCAGCTGTTGGAACGTTCAATGACGGGACTACCAAAGATGTGACCTCTTCGGTGACATGGACATCTTCCAACACCGCGGTGGCTACGATCACCACCAGTGGCCTGGCGCAAGGCGTAGCGTCTGGGAGCACTACCATCACGGCTTCGTCCGGCACGGTGACGGCGTCAACCACTTTGCAGGTGAATCGCTGA
- the hypC gene encoding HypC/HybG/HupF family hydrogenase formation chaperone: protein MCLAIPGKIVEIAERSRLATIEVAGVRRKVDLGLLQDEMPQLGDWVLIHVGFAISKVSEQEALEQMLTLSRLGEAEQAIREVRAYGQQE from the coding sequence ATGTGCCTGGCTATTCCCGGCAAGATTGTTGAGATCGCCGAGCGATCGCGCTTAGCAACGATCGAGGTCGCAGGTGTGCGCCGCAAAGTCGACCTTGGATTGCTGCAAGACGAGATGCCCCAACTCGGTGATTGGGTCCTGATCCATGTGGGTTTCGCGATTAGTAAGGTCAGCGAGCAAGAGGCACTTGAGCAGATGCTCACTCTTTCTAGGCTCGGCGAAGCGGAGCAGGCGATCCGTGAGGTTCGGGCGTACGGGCAGCAAGAATGA
- the hypD gene encoding hydrogenase formation protein HypD, producing MKFVDEFRDAEVVHKAAGEIRRLADPARHYRIMEICGGHTHAIYRFGLKDILPESIEFIHGPGCPICVLPMGRIDDGLSLAEDLNVIFAAFGDVMRVPGTRGSLLQHRARGMDVRIVYSPSDALTLAHANPDRHVMFFAIGFETTAPSTALTLMRAKAEGIRNFSVFCNHVTIMPAVQAILDSADVQLDAFIGPGHVSTVIGCQAYEWIAKHKSKPVVISGFEPLDILESVVMILRQLNDGEAKVENQYKRAVPWEGNRTALQVMAEVFELRPDFEWRGIGLISQSALRIRDSYAAWDAERRFHIPGLRVTDPKAAQCGEVLKGVLKPVQCKLFGQECTPEHPLGALMVSSEGACAACYSYEHRKAMVSIPSQSA from the coding sequence ATGAAGTTTGTTGATGAGTTTCGCGACGCAGAGGTCGTCCACAAGGCTGCCGGGGAGATTCGCCGCCTCGCTGATCCTGCCCGTCATTACCGAATCATGGAAATCTGTGGCGGCCACACTCATGCTATCTACCGCTTCGGTCTAAAGGACATACTTCCAGAAAGCATCGAGTTCATCCACGGCCCCGGGTGTCCCATATGTGTGCTCCCCATGGGCCGGATTGACGATGGCTTGTCCCTCGCCGAAGACTTGAACGTTATCTTTGCCGCTTTCGGTGACGTGATGCGAGTCCCTGGCACACGCGGGAGCCTGCTACAACACAGAGCCCGCGGCATGGATGTGCGCATCGTGTATTCCCCTTCCGACGCGTTGACCCTCGCCCACGCAAATCCAGACAGGCACGTAATGTTCTTCGCCATCGGCTTTGAAACCACCGCGCCCTCGACCGCGCTCACTCTCATGCGGGCCAAGGCTGAGGGTATCCGCAACTTTTCCGTATTCTGCAATCACGTCACCATCATGCCCGCAGTTCAGGCCATCCTCGATTCTGCTGACGTGCAACTCGATGCTTTCATCGGTCCCGGCCATGTCTCCACGGTGATTGGCTGTCAGGCGTATGAATGGATTGCTAAGCATAAAAGCAAGCCGGTCGTGATTTCCGGCTTCGAGCCTCTGGACATTCTTGAATCTGTCGTAATGATCCTCCGCCAACTCAACGACGGCGAAGCGAAGGTAGAGAACCAGTACAAACGAGCGGTGCCTTGGGAGGGAAATCGCACAGCATTGCAGGTGATGGCGGAAGTCTTCGAGCTGCGGCCCGATTTCGAGTGGCGAGGCATTGGATTGATCTCCCAATCGGCATTGCGCATTCGCGATTCTTATGCTGCCTGGGACGCCGAGCGGCGCTTCCATATACCGGGTCTGCGCGTCACTGATCCCAAAGCAGCGCAATGCGGCGAGGTGCTGAAAGGCGTCCTCAAGCCCGTGCAGTGCAAATTATTCGGCCAGGAGTGCACCCCAGAACATCCCCTGGGAGCGCTCATGGTGTCCTCGGAGGGAGCTTGCGCAGCGTGTTACAGCTACGAACACCGAAAGGCGATGGTGAGCATTCCGAGCCAGTCGGCCTGA
- the hypE gene encoding hydrogenase expression/formation protein HypE: MAHGAGGTATRRLVEGLFAPLLLHSPSEPLADAAHVAVNGTRIAVTTDSFVVSPLCFPGGSIGELAINGTINDLAVAGARPEAIVVTFVLEAGLATKILEAEVRAMAEAARRAGVQIVGGDTKVVEHGKADQMYVTTTGIGSPLPGVTIDPRLVQVGDKVLLSGCMGDHGITILLARGELDIQADLRSDTRSVFPLVDAMVRAAGPGIRWMRDPTRGGVATSLNELARDCSLGIHLFEPALPVRDAVRGACELLGLDPLHIANEGQFLAVVASKYAERALNALHQTPGGEEARVIGEIHEQPAAAVLVTTPYGGSRVVDMLVGDPLPRIC, encoded by the coding sequence ATGGCTCATGGCGCCGGAGGCACAGCCACCCGACGGCTGGTTGAAGGCTTATTCGCCCCACTCCTCCTGCATTCTCCCTCGGAGCCCTTAGCCGATGCCGCACATGTTGCGGTCAATGGAACACGGATCGCCGTGACCACAGACAGCTTCGTTGTCAGCCCATTGTGTTTTCCCGGCGGTTCCATCGGCGAACTCGCAATCAATGGCACCATCAATGACCTGGCAGTCGCGGGCGCCAGACCCGAAGCCATAGTAGTCACGTTTGTTCTGGAGGCCGGCTTAGCTACGAAAATTTTGGAGGCCGAGGTTCGCGCCATGGCAGAAGCCGCTCGGCGGGCAGGAGTTCAGATCGTGGGCGGCGACACCAAGGTAGTCGAACATGGCAAGGCAGACCAGATGTACGTCACCACCACAGGAATCGGATCACCTCTGCCCGGCGTGACGATTGACCCGCGCTTAGTTCAGGTGGGCGACAAAGTTTTGCTCTCCGGCTGCATGGGGGATCACGGCATTACCATCTTGCTCGCACGCGGAGAACTCGACATCCAGGCTGATCTGCGGTCAGATACGCGCTCGGTATTTCCTCTGGTAGATGCTATGGTTCGAGCCGCGGGCCCGGGCATTCGCTGGATGCGGGATCCGACACGCGGCGGCGTCGCTACTTCCTTAAATGAGCTGGCGCGCGACTGCAGTCTGGGTATCCACCTCTTCGAGCCTGCGCTGCCGGTCCGGGATGCGGTTCGCGGCGCCTGCGAGTTGCTGGGACTCGACCCCTTGCACATCGCCAATGAAGGCCAATTTCTCGCGGTGGTTGCCTCGAAATATGCAGAGCGGGCTCTGAACGCCCTCCATCAGACACCAGGCGGGGAAGAAGCCCGGGTGATCGGTGAAATTCATGAACAGCCCGCCGCCGCCGTCTTGGTCACCACACCATATGGCGGCAGCCGGGTGGTGGACATGCTGGTCGGTGATCCTTTGCCCCGCATTTGTTGA